A genome region from Rhizophagus irregularis chromosome 14, complete sequence includes the following:
- a CDS encoding 60S ribosomal protein uL16 gives MGRRPARCYRYCKNKPYPKSRFCRGVPDPKIRIFDLGRKKANVDEFPLCIHLLSDEHQQLSSEALEAGRICANKYITKLAGKDSFHLRVRVHPFHVIRINKMLSCAGADRLQTGMRGAFGKPTGTVARVDIGQIIFSVRTKENNKPTVIEALRRAKYKFPGRQKIIVSKKWGFTKLSREEYMEKRQNGLLQPDGAYVKYLSHHGPLSKHLAQIAATS, from the exons ATGGGTCGTCGTCCAGCTCGCTGTTACAGATACTGCAAAAATAAACCTTATCCCAAGAGTCGATTTTGCCGCGGTGTTCCCG atccaaaaattagaatttttgatTTGGGTCGAAAAAAGGCGAATGTGGACGAATTTCCTCTATGTATTCATCTGCTTTCTGATGAACATCAACAACTTTCTAGTGAAGCATTAGAAGCCGGACGTATTTGCGCtaacaaatatattacaaaattggCTGGTAAAGACTCTTTCCATTTAAGAGTTCGTGTTCATCCCTTCCATGTTATTCGTATCAACAAAATGTTATCATGTGCTGGTGCTGATag attGCAAACTGGTATGCGAGGGGCTTTTGGTAAACCCACAGGAACCGTTGCTCGCGTTGATATCGGGCAAATAATTTTCTCTGTTCGCaccaaagaaaataataagcCAACCGTTATTGAAGCTCTCAGACGTGCTAAg tacaaATTTCCTGGACGACAAAAAATCATTGTGTCCAAGAAATGGGGATTCACAAAATTGTCTCGAGAAGAATATATGGAAAAGAGGCAAAATGGTCTCTTGCAACCAGATGGTGCTTACGTTAAATATTTATCGCATCATGGTCCTCTTTCAAAACATCTTGCCCAAATCGCAGCTACTtcttaa
- a CDS encoding uncharacterized protein (SECRETED:cutsite_CFS-RR; SECRETED:prob_0.7174); SECRETED:SignalP(1-23), with product MSFKNYFVIIIILNIFCFQECFSRRSSHSHGGPSIPGLSINSIQNKYHWKCLDLATNPMYLNDCSSIPSQVKFYISLLHQNYPECKNPFKIHGAGGTVLSWNKKENTVFMDSSINANNTQWCYDDSNYEDSFTIHPYGRPQDCLSAPLKEGDPVCVIGCFSVEDDSQILGISWDLLYKTFAP from the exons AtgtctttcaaaaattattttgttattataataattttgaacatATTTTGTTTTCAAGAATGTTTTTCTCGTCGTAGTTCTCACAGTCATGGTGGTCCAAGTATACCTGGGCTTTCAATTAACTCGATTCAAAATA AATACCATTGGAAATGTTTAGATTTGGCAACAAATCCAATGTATTTAAATGATTGTTCCAGTATACCCAGTCaagttaaattttacataagCTTATTGCATCAAAATTATCCAGAATGCAAAAATCCATTTAAAATACACGGAGCTGGAGGAACTGT TTTATCATGGAATAAGAAAGAAAACACCGTTTTCATGGATTCATCAATTAATGCTAATAACACACAATGGTGTTATGATGATTCAAATTATGag GATTCGTTCACCATACATCCGTATGGTAGACCTCAAGATTGTCTATCAGCTCCTCTTAAAGAGGGAGATCCAGTTTGTGTAATAGGTTGCTTTTCTGTTGAAGATGATTCTCAAATATTAGGAATATCTTGGGATTTACTCTATAAAACATTTGCTCCATAG